The Malus sylvestris chromosome 12, drMalSylv7.2, whole genome shotgun sequence genome contains a region encoding:
- the LOC126592843 gene encoding peroxidase A2-like has translation MSSSSSSSTTRSLALATTYVVVLLLLHVPNSNAQLNSTFYSTTCPNVTSIVRSAVQQALQSDSRIGASLIRLHFHDCFVNGCDASILLDKNGTIQQSEKDAAPNTNSARGFDVVDNIKTALENSCPGVVSCADLLALAAEASVSLSGGPSWNALLGRRDSLTANQAGANTSIPSPFEGLANITSKFSAVGLNTNDLVALSGAHTFGRAQCRTFSNRLYNFNGTGNPDPTLNSSYLTTLQQTCPQNGSGTALANLDLSTPDAFDNNYFTNLQNNEGLLQSDQELFSTAGAATVSIVNSFSSNQSAFFASFAQSMINMGNISPLVGTSGEIRLDCKNVNGG, from the exons atgtcgtcttcttcttcttcttcaactactcGCTCCTTGGCATTAGCAACCACATATGTAGTAGTTTTACTTCTGCTACATGTACCTAACTCTAATGCTCAACTGAACTCTACATTTTACTCCACCACCTGTCCAAACGTGACAAGCATTGTGCGCAGTGCGGTTCAACAAGCTTTGCAATCTGATTCGAGGATTGGTGCAAGCCTTATTCGTCTCCATTTCCATGATTGCTTTGTCAAT GGTTGTGATGCTTCAATCTTGTTAGACAAAAATGGAACCATACAACAGAGTGAGAAAGATGCAGCTCCAAACACCAACTCCGCTCGAGGCTTTGATGTGGTTGACAATATCAAGACTGCTCTGGAAAATTCATGCCCAGGTGTTGTATCTTGTGCTGACCTTCTTGCGCTTGCGGCTGAAGCTTCTGTTTCTTTG TCAGGAGGCCCTTCATGGAATGCATTATTAGGGAGAAGAGACAGCCTAACAGCAAACCAGGCTGGAGCCAATACCTCTATTCCTTCACCTTTTGAAGGCTTAGCAAACATTACTTCCAAGTTTTCTGCTGTTGGCCTGAACACCAACGACCTCGTTGCATTATCTG GGGCACATACATTTGGACGAGCTCAATGTCGAACATTTAGCAATCGATTGTACAACTTCAACGGCACAGGAAACCCCGACCCAACACTGAACTCATCTTACTTGACCACTCTCCAACAAACATGTCCACAAAATGGGAGTGGAACTGCTCTAGCCAACCTTGATCTCAGCACTCCAGATGCGTTTGACAACAACTACTTCACAAACCTTCAAAACAATGAAGGCCTTTTGCAATCCGATCAAGAGTTATTTTCGACGGCAGGGGCTGCCACAGTTTCCATTGTTAATAGCTTTAGTAGCAACCAGAGCGCCTTCTTTGCGAGCTTTGCTCAGTCGATGATCAATATGGGAAATATCAGCCCATTAGTGGGAACTAGTGGGGAGATTAGGTTGGATTGTAAGAATGTCAATGGAGGTTAA
- the LOC126592841 gene encoding uncharacterized protein LOC126592841, whose amino-acid sequence MGEETSDAMNLDLNLAPSPDLGSMLNEPVNLDTWIDSPIHRIAEAVRRQWTWSPPEGRNVSMELNELMVNSGNSSTLQPGEGSVTAEERTSDASKTCENNNGILENENSVNKDDVEKGGGSDGSFFDCNICLDLARDPIVTCCGHLFCWPCIYRWLHVQDAKECPVCKGEVTMKNVTPIYGRGNNVREPDDDSNLKIPLRPHARRVESLRQTIQRTAITFPVEEMIRRLGNRFDLTRDVIHPSEPENARETAERANLLNRILTSRGLRREQNPVALADDVVDITQSNMTGLETRENHQLQSLLLRRTQSHRATLSSLSSALSSAERLVESFYRNHPTPPGRNQEQQPAPVDDRDSFSSIAAVINSESQLDTAVEIDSMVSLSTSSSRRRNDSSRVSDMDSGDSRAHRRRRLN is encoded by the coding sequence ATGGGTGAGGAGACATCTGATGCAATGAACCTTGACCTGAATCTGGCTCCTAGTCCTGATCTCGGCTCGATGTTGAATGAGCCTGTAAATTTGGATACTTGGATTGATTCGCCTATTCACAGAATTGCTGAAGCTGTGAGGCGGCAGTGGACATGGTCGCCACCTGAAGGGCGGAACGTTTCCATGGAGTTGAATGAATTAATGGTCAATTCTGGTAATTCAAGTACATTACAACCTGGTGAGGGTAGTGTTACTGCAGAAGAAAGAACGAGTGATGCGTCCAAGACATGTGAAAATAACAATGGGATTTTGGAAAATGAGAATTCTGTGAATAAGGATGATGTTGAAAAGGGCGGTGGCAGTGATGGGAGCTTTTTCGATTGTAATATTTGTTTGGACTTGGCTAGGGACCCTATTGTAACTTGTTGTGGTCATTTGTTTTGTTGGCCATGCATTTACCGTTGGTTACATGTGCAAGATGCTAAGGAATGCCCTGTTTGTAAGGGAGAGGTAACAATGAAGAATGTCACCCCAATCTATGGTCGTGGAAACAATGTGCGTGAGCCAGATGACGACTCAAATCTTAAGATCCCTCTTAGGCCTCATGCACGTCGGGTTGAAAGTTTGAGACAAACCATTCAGAGGACTGCAATAACTTTTCCAGTAGAGGAGATGATTCGCCGTCTTGGTAACAGATTTGATTTGACTCGGGATGTTATTCATCCATCAGAGCCTGAGAATGCCCGGGAAACAGCAGAAAGAGCTAATTTGTTAAATAGGATTCTGACATCTCGAGGACTGCGCAGAGAGCAAAATCCAGTGGCACTTGCAGATGATGTTGTGGATATAACGCAAAGCAACATGACTGGCCTTGAAACAAGGGAAAACCACCAACTTCAGTCCTTGCTACTTAGAAGGACACAATCGCACAGAGCAACACTATCTTCTCTCTCGTCTGCATTGAGTTCTGCTGAAAGGTTAGTTGAGTCATTTTATCGTAACCATCCTACACCTCCAGGTAGAAATCAAGAACAGCAGCCTGCACCAGTTGATGATAGAGATTCTTTCTCAAGTATTGCAGCAGTTATAAATTCAGAGAGCCAACTGGACACAGCTGTGGAAATTGATTCCATGGTTTCCCTTTCAACTTCATCTTCCAGAAGAAGGAATGATTCGTCAAGAGTTTCGGACATGGACAGTGGAGATTCTCGTGCCCACAGAAGAAGAAGACTGAACTGA